One genomic window of Gammaproteobacteria bacterium includes the following:
- a CDS encoding DUF4845 domain-containing protein yields MINKFKSRQTGEGLTSLLFTLFFIGCVVLIALRVVPLYLEYFQVVSSLEGIAEEPETSKKSLKEIKKNLLRRMRDINDVERVNDEHITITKKKGLITISVDYEARVPMIANFDLIASFNKNVEISGAD; encoded by the coding sequence ATGATAAATAAATTTAAAAGCAGGCAAACGGGCGAAGGATTGACCAGTTTGTTGTTTACATTGTTTTTTATTGGTTGTGTGGTGCTAATTGCTTTACGAGTTGTGCCGTTGTATCTGGAATACTTTCAGGTTGTTTCATCACTGGAAGGTATTGCTGAGGAACCGGAAACATCAAAAAAGTCTCTCAAGGAGATCAAGAAAAATTTACTCCGCCGAATGCGAGATATTAATGATGTTGAACGTGTTAATGATGAACATATTACGATCACCAAGAAAAAGGGCTTGATTACTATTTCTGTAGATTATGAGGCGCGAGTTCCTATGATTGCCAATTTTGATTTAATAGCCAGTTTTAATAAAAATGTTGAGATCTCTGGTGCGGACTGA
- the rnc gene encoding ribonuclease III, with protein sequence MRTEQRDRLLRKLEYQFSDPELLTCALTHRSMGSRNNERLEFLGDAVLGYAIAAELYNRFPTASEGVLSRLRSSLVKGETLAELARDLQLGDHLLLGSGELKSGGYRRNSILAGALEGVMGAIYLDGGYEDCYQWIIKLYKSRLESISPDVNLKDPKTRLQEYLQSKKLELPRYTVVSVDGQAHDHLFRVDCYVSGLDLNMQGAGFSRRKAEQDAAQKILETIESGQ encoded by the coding sequence GTGCGGACTGAACAACGTGACAGGTTGCTCAGGAAGCTGGAATATCAGTTTAGTGACCCTGAGTTGTTGACGTGTGCATTAACTCACAGAAGTATGGGGAGCCGAAATAATGAACGCCTTGAATTCTTGGGTGATGCAGTATTGGGGTATGCGATTGCAGCTGAGCTTTATAATCGCTTTCCAACAGCATCTGAAGGGGTGTTAAGTCGTTTGCGTTCCAGTTTGGTGAAAGGTGAAACTTTAGCTGAATTAGCTCGAGATTTGCAATTAGGTGATCATCTTCTTCTTGGCTCGGGTGAGTTAAAAAGTGGAGGTTATCGTCGAAACTCTATTTTGGCGGGTGCACTGGAAGGGGTGATGGGGGCTATTTATCTTGATGGGGGGTATGAAGACTGTTATCAGTGGATCATAAAACTGTATAAAAGTCGGCTTGAGTCTATTTCACCAGACGTTAATCTCAAGGATCCCAAAACTCGTTTACAAGAGTATTTACAGTCAAAAAAATTGGAGCTTCCGCGATATACCGTCGTTTCTGTGGATGGTCAAGCACATGACCATCTGTTTCGTGTTGACTGCTATGTGAGTGGGCTTGATTTGAATATGCAAGGGGCTGGCTTCAGTCGTCGTAAAGCTGAGCAGGATGCTGCTCAAAAAATACTGGAAACGATTGAAAGTGGTCAATAA
- the lepB gene encoding signal peptidase I — MSFDFQAFMLILLVVSGAIWALDALLWAPRRRGAVDMTVDRVQNETSASSAIKSAPKEPLLVEYARTFFPVILIVLILRSFLVEPFRIPSGSMMPTLYSGDFILVNKFSYGIRLPLFNNKVIDVGSPERGDVFVFRYPDDPSIDYIKRVVGLPGDLIGYYGKTLYVNGKPMKQKSLGAFIGTGAGASMLGADQYVEQLGDMEHDILVRSSAPSLSQGEVRVPEGHYFAMGDNRDNSNDSRVWGFVPEENLVGKAFMIWMSWNSTGDGVVFDRMGKSIE, encoded by the coding sequence ATGAGTTTTGATTTTCAGGCATTTATGCTGATTTTATTAGTGGTATCAGGCGCTATTTGGGCACTTGATGCTCTGCTATGGGCACCCCGTCGGCGGGGTGCCGTCGACATGACAGTAGATAGAGTTCAGAATGAGACTTCTGCTTCTTCAGCTATTAAAAGTGCCCCTAAAGAGCCTCTTCTCGTAGAGTATGCCCGTACTTTTTTCCCTGTGATTCTGATTGTACTGATACTCCGTTCTTTTCTCGTTGAGCCTTTTAGAATTCCATCGGGTTCAATGATGCCAACACTCTACTCTGGGGATTTTATTTTAGTTAATAAATTTTCTTATGGTATTCGTTTACCCTTATTTAACAATAAAGTGATTGATGTGGGCTCTCCAGAGCGTGGGGATGTCTTTGTTTTTCGTTACCCTGACGACCCTTCGATTGATTACATCAAACGTGTCGTAGGGTTGCCGGGCGATCTGATTGGTTATTATGGGAAAACACTCTATGTCAACGGAAAACCCATGAAACAAAAAAGTCTGGGGGCTTTTATAGGAACAGGTGCGGGAGCTTCTATGTTGGGTGCTGATCAGTATGTCGAACAATTAGGTGATATGGAGCATGATATTTTGGTTCGATCTAGTGCGCCTTCATTGTCTCAAGGTGAGGTTCGAGTGCCTGAAGGTCACTATTTTGCAATGGGGGATAATCGGGATAATAGTAATGACAGTCGTGTCTGGGGGTTTGTACCAGAAGAAAATTTAGTAGGGAAGGCGTTCATGATCTGGATGAGTTGGAATTCAACGGGTGATGGCGTCGTTTTTGATCGTATGGGAAAAAGTATTGAGTAA